The genomic region AGGCGTCCCCATCGACTGGCAAGGGAAATCATAAGGGCCTTCCTGCCTGCGTGACAGAGGGAGTAAATCTCACGACTGGCGTTATCAATCGAGCGATCTGGCGCGGTCCGGGCAAGTTACCCCAAATCTTAAAGCGCGTTTTTTTCAATTCCTTCGCTTTTCAAAGCAGTTACTTGGCCGTGACAACATTGGCGGCGGCCTCTGAGAGTGAACGCTGACTGAATAGTGTCTTCAGCTTCCATTCCAAAACTGGCGTCTAGAAATGGGGTGTTCAACCGCGGTCCTATCCGCCTGAGGAGACAAAGTCATGATCCGCACGTCTTTCATTGCAACCGCACTCGTCGCTCTCGTTGGTCTTACCGCCGCAGCCCCTGCCATGGCCAACGATGTGCGTATCGAACAATATGGCTGGTCGAATTCTGCCGGTGGCGCGCAGGAAGGGTTCGAAAATAGGATCAGGACCTATCAGAACGGTGGCTACAACCGGATTGTCGGCCATCAATACGGTCGTCATAACCTTTCGGCTGTCGGTCAGGAGGGCAATGGCAATTACGGCGCCACCTATCAGAACGGTAACCGCAACGTAGCTGGTATTGGCCAGTTTGGCTCCAATCACACGACTATCCTTACCCAGGATGGCAACGGCAATATCGCAGCCGGCGTCCAGGTCGGTAGCGGCTGCAGCGCAAATGTCAGCCAGGGCGGCAACGGCAACGTCGCAGCCTTCGTCCAGACCTGCCCGTAAGCTGCGGCTCGATGACGTCGAAGAGGTCAAGTTCGCAACCGCAGACAATAGGGGATGACCCATGCCAAATAGCGTTGAATATCCGCGCCGTCTGATGACAATTCTTGCGCTGGCCCTGCTTCCCGTGACCGCCGTCGCGGCGATGATGACGGCTGGGCAACCTGACGCGGCGCAGCTTTGCCGCATCGAAGTATCGCCCGGAGCAGGTGTGGTGAAACTGGACGCGCGTGTCGACGTCGATAAGCATGTCAGCGGAACCTACACATTCCGTGTCGAGAAGACGGGGAACGGCGGTATCTCTACGACTAATCAGAGTGGCGATTTTGATGCGACAGTCGGACATCCGACAATCCTCAGCTCCGTCTCCCTCGAAACTGGAGGCATCAAATACAAAGCCACATTGGATGTTCTGATCGGGGACAAGAGTTTCAGCTGCTCGAAACAGATCCCCGGCAGCTAAAGGCTCAGCACTCTGCAATCCCTGAAAAAGGGCGCCGTTTTGGCGCCCTTTTTGCTTTCGACCAACACCACACCACTGAACGACAAGTGAACGGGCAATTCCAATCTGGTTCAGCGACAGGATGCGAAAGTTGATCAACGGCCGAGGTAGCCGATGAATGGAGACGAGGATGACCCGCAACGTGATTAAAATCCTTACCGTCGCTCTTCTTGCTGGGAGCATCGGGCAAGTAGCCTTGTCTGTGCCAGCCTATGCCGGCGGCCAGATCTCTTTCAATCTCGCGCCGGACAATGCTGAGGATAGCGGTCTTTTCTCAACAGGACTGCGCGTCTATACGCTCTTCCGCGGCCTGAAAGGTGCTGACATCCGCCAGCTGGGCCGGGGGAATGTGGCTGGCATCGCTCAGGCGGGTCGCGGCAATCTTGGATTCATCCAGCAACACGGCAACGGTCATTCCGCAACCTTGCGGCAGAATGGCGACAACAACGCCTACGGTATATTTCAATATGGGCGCAATGCTCGAACCGACGTGGTCCAGGACGGGAACAACGGCAGCGGCGCTACCTTTAGCTACGGCTGGTAACGCAGTTCATCAATGTAAAGAGGTCGGTCGAGGTCGGTCATACGCGTCACCATACTCAGGACAACGCGGCGCTTGCGTGCATCGGTCAGCAGGTCGATAGAAAGCCTGGTGCGCAAGGAGAACGGCGATGCGGCCACGCATACGTTGGCGACCGGGAACGACGCGGCATTTGCCGTTGACTAATTGCTGCGCTAAGAGAGCTGACACGCACAGAAAGCGCGCCGTT from Rhizobium rhododendri harbors:
- a CDS encoding curlin encodes the protein MTRNVIKILTVALLAGSIGQVALSVPAYAGGQISFNLAPDNAEDSGLFSTGLRVYTLFRGLKGADIRQLGRGNVAGIAQAGRGNLGFIQQHGNGHSATLRQNGDNNAYGIFQYGRNARTDVVQDGNNGSGATFSYGW
- a CDS encoding curlin translates to MIRTSFIATALVALVGLTAAAPAMANDVRIEQYGWSNSAGGAQEGFENRIRTYQNGGYNRIVGHQYGRHNLSAVGQEGNGNYGATYQNGNRNVAGIGQFGSNHTTILTQDGNGNIAAGVQVGSGCSANVSQGGNGNVAAFVQTCP
- the csgH gene encoding curli-like amyloid fiber formation chaperone CsgH, coding for MPNSVEYPRRLMTILALALLPVTAVAAMMTAGQPDAAQLCRIEVSPGAGVVKLDARVDVDKHVSGTYTFRVEKTGNGGISTTNQSGDFDATVGHPTILSSVSLETGGIKYKATLDVLIGDKSFSCSKQIPGS